Proteins from a genomic interval of Drosophila melanogaster chromosome 2R:
- the E(Pc) gene encoding enhancer of polycomb, isoform E — MSKLSFRARHLDPSKQMPIYLAEELPDLPEYSAINRAVPQMPSGMEKEEESEHHLQRAICTGLIIPTPEVLQTDQPFYDAYYPPDYKMPRQMIHMQPLGLDTEVPDYDMDSADEDWLSQQQRLELTELKFEQMMDRLEKSSGQTVVTLNEAKSLLNQDDETSISVYDYWLNKRLKMQHPLILTVKTESRPGASSNNPYLAFRRRTEKMQTRKNRKNDEASYEKMLKLRRDLQRATTILEMVRRREETKRDHLKMTVNIFEKRVEMRDFNGAVYSELNSQYKNTRPAYNPLYTNQYSQGAAAVGTAGAILAALPTGLLPGGAGAAGNANVFGSASQYLNSSNLTMDAISGSGNGNSSRKEKRPYKKRKHKLPRDKQQHQQQQTQQHQQQQYLPASGGAGVSPAHHLPHHLHHLSRQQSASPAANDSIADSEEEDYFGAGAQNGNKLGSESEEETPFAFRRRSSCVYLPTRQRDGRYPWDSADEDMAPSGACSDAKYRYTLTSLNYPRPRCIGFARRRLGRGGRILLDRATTNFDDFWSQLDYTVMESVTVNKCRDKIKQRDPDQLCKPSSPPTVVDLVPAGKPVDGEHPVPELIKEEPSSDTEKPVAATESGRESKERELEEKFENDVDDEFVASDDENVSRLGIYSSAVTLPQSCADLRQKRRRLRRKKQQLRELNAAKRLKRSSEAVATAEDVQLEDEDTKPDLRPLPRAYLQRLALILGQKLKVEEDDNTEVSENVAPELLEMNDPEQLQPPRANHQQHHRSNHNNNNNTVLNNNNSSSSNVMNKDVSISEKINVIKQEAEELVGGKCEDQPVASTSAAAAAARAAEAAAAAEAASSTTTLAAPNPGPSLEEVAKTIKREMIDADDSNEPLSSIRTAAVMLSTQTSVSELMDDEAEDDVNLAQLSSIIRHTAVKKELEAQQHQQQVQHEQMQAARKMEEDEAAPCLNQLPDVIRLRNIRNSQVHARPKDLFVQAPVDEEFNADYMGGLSPTSSQRLDICNELLSEIRRDWLHFRPKTPTDELSDSQDCEVGKTCDSHAVDWTQDTPISVELNRLGKREAEESDSSSYFLSSGFKYRDLESDAQLLQTVQAQDYARGSSKSPNCSGSGSGSALEFNLSGGDSLNDINNLLGCDDEDDNHEHMLDNILQECAMDDPKALNQATNFWNGILDGEAAVDEVEMADQLLDCIDEKKSKVGAADTSKRAGRNRKARLIQAPVGSSAFTVCPTAETLKERELFFSQAPPVEVPPKEKTPAEVELPEVVVKETANLPVKVEAVEKPQSEVLPVAPQPQQLQPQAITLPTTQLINIPAQISTQKQHQQPQVTQLLNQFANAGPQIIARTEYGGGAAVGDIVTITPHTGSSPLPTLTAQQQLQHQLAQAQLRNVTVQQRQATPQNPNQNQNPQQQLLFQMQRDPSRSLTPLQAAGAGATGNHLIYTTSCGEIVTAGAAASASQKVTYAIQKAGVSSGGATTASIGPNTVITLSNVKVQNDDISSGGSGNSGSSVNIINTASGQQLAVHSIAGMQQQGQQQVQQVTTSTPLLVATPTRNNVQQQQQQLVQQQPIVWRQVSGTNTAVATTAVLSTTVDSSPKAVTNQILWTSRATQKRQLNGPENTDINKLLLNRKLPRKQQIQQQHQQIQLTKQQLQQLVQHEELDDLVATSTGNSGDQMETGDGLQQQQQQQQQQQQLQKLSKVIKMSQFPLLVSDVSLQQQQSVSGQAQQQQLKPNSAAAIAANHNYSLHPASTAIITAQATPQQANKIFLTSSNSGGGGSAGNFTIATASELQAAAAGQKLHYKELPNSNLKLNFVSSAGTGEQTQQVGATTVLLNKSQQQQQQQQHQKLKTLATTGNSQTGQGDKRVLYTSLLNVKPLQKNNSGQMQMQLGPGGLQQVLRGRLNNSAIITRTLPLGTTVNSTGGAVGPTTTTIRQLVTTNANNVSSQDGNLLSAKEVGKALTVEQVIASANNGGVVLPTSNNNNNNNGSGAGGNGGPLNSGVNATGAGGGGSTGAGVGGAGVTSTINRXDADGSGSNSXHRAQPLQVPNGPLLSLASTQTEAETQAVAISMPLADAHVALGQLLQQHHCSCTVCLVNKSELV, encoded by the exons ATGTCCAAGCTGTCGTTCAGAGCCCGCCATTTGGATCCGTCCAAGCAGATGCCCATCTACTTGGCGGAGGAGCTGCCCGACCTCCCCGAGTACTCAGCCATCAACCGGGCAGTGCCTCAAATGCCCAGTGGCatggagaaggaggaggagtcG GAGCACCACTTGCAGCGAGCGATATGCACGGGTCTGATCATCCCCACGCCCGAGGTGCTGCAGACGGATCAGCCCTTCTACGATGCCTACTATCCGCCGGACTACAAAATGCCCCGCCAAATGATCCACATGCAAC CTCTTGGGCTGGATACCGAGGTCCCTGACTACGACATGGACAGTGCCGATGAGGACTGGCTCAGTCAGCAGCAGCGCCTGGAGCTTACCGAACTCAAGTTCGAGCAGATGATGGACCGGCTAGAAAAGAGCTCCGGCCAAACGGTGGTCACGCTGAACGAGGCCAAGTCGCTGCTTAACCAGGACGACGAGACCAGCATATCCGTCTACGATTACTGGCTGAACAAACGCCTCAAGATG CAACACCCGCTGATCCTCACTGTGAAAACTGAGAGTCGACCAGGCGCCAGCTCCAACAATCCGTACTTGGCTTTTCGTCGTCGCACCGAGAAAATGCAAACCCGCAAAAATCGAAAGAACGATGAGGCCTCCTACGAAAAGATGCTCAAGCTGCG ACGTGACCTGCAGCGCGCCACCACTATACTGGAGATGGTGAGGCGACGCGAGGAGACGAAGCGCGATCATCTCAAGATGACGGTGAACATCTTCGAGAAGCGCGTTGAGATGCGCGACTTCAACGGTGCTGTCTACTCCGAGCTGAATTCTCAGTACAAGAACACAAG ACCCGCGTATAATCCATTGTATACGAATCAATACTCACAAGGGGCGGCGGCGGTGGGAACGGCTGGTGCCATTCTAGCCGCCCTGCCCACGGGTCTGCTGCCGGGCGGTGCTGGAGCGGCAGGCAATGCAAATGTCTTCGGCTCAGCGTCCCAGTACCTGAACTCGTCGAATCTGACAATGG ATGCCATCAGTGGCAGTGGGAATGGAAACAGCAGTCGCAAGGAGAAGCGTCCATACAAGAAGCGCAAGCACAAATTGCCCCGCGacaagcagcagcaccagcagcagcaaacgcagcagcaccagcaacaacagtatTTGCCGGCGTCTGGTGGCGCCGGAGTCTCGCCCGCGCACCACCTGCCCCACCATCTGCACCACCTCAGCAGGCAGCAGAGTGCCTCGCCGGCAGCCAACGACTCGATTGCGGacagcgaggaggaggactactTTGGCGCCGGTGCCCAGAATGGAAACAAACTGGGCTCCGAGAGCGAGGAGGAGACGCCGTTTGCATTTAGGCGCAGATCAAGCTGTGTTTACCTACCG ACTCGACAACGAGATGGCCGCTATCCGTGGGACTCAGCCGACGAGGATATGGCGCCCAGTGGTGCTTGTTCGGATGCTAAATACCGTTACACACTGACCTCCCTCAATTATCCCAG ACCACGCTGCATTGGCTTCGCACGTCGTCGATTGGGTCGTGGCGGTCGCATCCTGCTGGACCGGGCCACAACGAATTTCGACGACTTTTGGTCGCAGCTTGACTACACGGTGATGGAAAGCGTGACGGTCAACAAATGTAGGGATAAAATCAAGCAACGGGATCCCGATCAGCTGTGCAAGCCCAGCTCACCGCCCACGGTGGTAGATCTGGTTCCCGCTGGAAAGCCCGTCGATGGTGAGCATCCTGTTCCTGAACTGATAAAGGAGGAGCCGTCAAGCGATACAGAAAAGCCTGTTGCTGCGACGGAATCTGGGCGGGAGAGCAAAGAACGGGAGCTTGAGGAGAAATTTGAGAACGATGTAGATGATGAATTCGTAGCCAGTGACGATGAGAATGTGTCACGGCTTGGAATCTACAGTTCAGCGGTTACGTTACCCCAAAGTTGTGCTGATCTTCGCCAGAAACGTCGCCGCCTGCGTCGCAAGAAGCAACAGTTGCGAGAACTTAATGCCGCAAAGCGTCTAAAGAGGTCTTCGGAAGCGGTGGCAACCGCTGAAGATGTTCAACTGGAGGACGAGGATACTAAACCAGATCTGCGTCCATTACCCAGGGCTTACCTTCAGCGTTTGGCATTGATTCTGGGACAAAAACTAAAGGTGGAAGAGGATGATAACACGGAAGTTTCCGAGAATGTGGCGCCAGAGTTGCTGGAAATGAATGATccggagcagctgcagcccCCGCGAGCCAATCATCAGCAACACCACCGTtccaaccacaacaacaacaacaataccgtgttgaacaacaacaatagtagtagtagtaacGTTATGAATAAGGATGTTAGCATTAGCGAAAAAATCAATGTGATAAagcaggaggcggaggagctCGTCGGCGGCAAATGCGAGGATCAACCGGTAGCTTCCACCTCGGCGGCAGCGGCCGCCGCTCGTGCCGCTGAAGCAGCCGCTGCAGCGGAGGCAGCCTCATCGACAACCACTCTTGCGGCACCGAATCCGGGTCCATCGCTGGAGGAGGTGGCGAAGACGATAAAGCGCGAGATGATCGATGCCGACGACTCCAACGAGCCCCTGAGCAGCATTCGTACAGCAGCTGTCATGCTGTCCACGCAGACCTCTGTCTCCGAACTCATGGACGATGAAGCTGAGGACGATGTCAATCTCGCCCAGCTGAGCAGTATCATCCGGCATACGGCGGTCAAGAAGGAACTGGAGgcccagcagcaccagcaacaagTACAGCATGAACAGATGCAGGCCGCCAGGAAGATGGAAGAGGATGAAGCCGCTCCCTGTCTGAACCAGCTGCCTGACGTGATTCGCTTGCGAAATATCCGCAACAGCCAAGTGCATGCGAGGCCGAAGGACCTGTTTGTACAAGCTCCTGTTGATGAAGAATTCAATGCAGACTACATGGGTGGACTGTCGCCCACTTCCAGCCAGCGGCTAGACATCTGCAATGAGCTGCTTTCGGAGATCCGGCGCGATTGGCTACACTTCCGGCCCAAAACTCCCACAGATGAGCTGTCCGATAGCCAAGATTGCGAAGTGGGTAAGACGTGTGATAGTCACGCTGTCGACTGGACGCAGGACACGCCCATAAGTGTGGAACTCAATCGCTTAGGAAAGCGAGAAGCAGAGGAAAGCGATTCTAGCTCGTACTTTTTGAGCAGTGGCTTTAAATACAGGGATCTCGAGTCAGATGCCCAATTGCTGCAAACGGTCCAAGCTCAGGACTACGCTCGAGGCAGCAGCAAGAGTCCAAACTGCTCTGGGTCAGGCTCAGGATCTGCGCTAGAGTTTAATCTCAGTGGTGGTGACTCCCTAAACGATATCAACAACTTGTTGGGCTGTGACGACGAGGACGACAACCACGAGCATATGCTAGACAACATCCTGCAGGAGTGCGCCATGGATGATCCCAAGGCATTGAACCAAGCTACTAATTTTTGGAACGGTATCCTAGATGGCGAGGCAGCCGTGGACGAAGTGGAAATGGCCGATCAGCTGTTGGATTGTATAGACGAGAAGAAATCTAAGGTGGGTGCAGCCGATACATCGAAGCGCGCGGGTCGCAACCGCAAGGCAAGATTGATCCAAGCTCCAGTGGGTAGCTCCGCATTTACTGTGTGTCCCACGGCGGAGACTCTGAAGGAACGTGAACTTTTCTTTAGTCAAGCTCCGCCTGTTGAAGTCCCGCCCAAAGAGAAAACGCCAGCAGAAGTTGAACTGCCGGAAGTTGTGGTCAAGGAAACAGCGAATTTGCCTGTGAAGGTTGAGGCGGTTGAGAAACCCCAGTCGGAGGTTCTTCCCGTTGCCCCACAGCCGCAACAGCTTCAGCCGCAGGCTATTACTTTGCCCACGACGCAGCTGATCAACATACCCGCCCAGATAAGCACGCAaaagcagcatcagcagccaCAGGTGACGCAATTGCTCAATCAGTTTGCCAACGCTGGTCCGCAGATCATCGCCCGCACAGAATAcggcggaggagcagctgtGGGCGATATAGTGACCATAACCCCGCACACGGGGAGCAGTCCACTCCCCACACTCACCGCccagcaacaactgcagcaccaATTGGCACAGGCTCAACTCCGAAATGTGACCGTCCAGCAGCGACAGGCGACACCTCAAAACCCCAATCAAAATCAGAATCCCCAGCAGCAGTTACTCTTCCAAATGCAGCGGGATCCCTCGCGCTCCCTGACGCCCCTACAAGCTGCCGGCGCTGGCGCCACTGGCAACCATTTGATCTACACAACAAGCTGCGGCGAGATTGTCACAGCAGGAGCTGCAGCTTCTGCGTCTCAGAAGGTCACATATGCCATCCAGAAAGCCGGTGTCTCAAGTGGAGGAGCAACCACCGCCTCAATTGGACCCAACACAGTAATCACGCTGTCCAATGTAAAGGTGCAGAACGATGATATCTCCTCTGGTGGTAGTGGCAACTCAGGATCCAGTGTGAACATCATCAACACGGCCAGTGGCCAGCAGTTAGCCGTGCACAGCATTGCCGGTATGCAACAGCAGGGCCAGCAACAGGTGCAACAGGTGACCACCAGTACGCCTTTGCTTGTCGCCACACCCACTCGCAACAatgtgcagcagcaacagcagcagttggTGCAGCAGCAACCGATTGTTTGGCGGCAGGTGAGCGGAACGAACACGGCGGTGGCCACCACAGCAGTGCTCTCCACCACGGTGGACTCCTCGCCGAAGGCGGTAACCAACCAGATCCTCTGGACCAGCCGGGCCACGCAAAAAAGGCAGCTCAACGGGCCAGAGAACACAG ACATCAACAAACTTCTTCTCAATCGGAAGTTGCCGCGCAAGCAGCaaatacaacaacagcaccaacAGATTCAACTGACAAAGCAGCAGCTTCAACAATTGGTGCAGCATGAGGAGTTGGATGACTTGGTGGCCACATCGACGGGCAACAGTGGCGATCAGATGGAAACCGGCGACGgcctgcaacaacaacagcaacagcagcaacaacagcagcagctgcagaagCTCAGCAAGGTGATCAAGATGTCGCAGTTTCCACTGCTCGTGTCGGATGTAagtctgcagcagcagcagtcggtGTCTGGCCAAgctcagcagcaacaattaaAGCCCAACTCTGCGGCGGCGATTGCAGCTAATCACAACTACAGCCTGCACCCTGCCTCAACGGCGATCATCACCGCCCAGGCGACACCCCAGCAGGCCAACAAGATCTTCTtgaccagcagcaacagtggTGGCGGCGGATCCGCTGGTAACTTTACCATCGCCACTGCCAGCGAACTGCAGGCGGCGGCAGCCGGCCAAAAGCTTCACTACAAGGAGCTGCCCAACTCCAACCTCAAGCTGAACTTTGTGAGCAGTGCAGGGACGGGTGAGCAAACGCAGCAGGTGGGCGCCACAACAGTGCTGCTGAACAAAtcccaacagcagcagcaacaacagcagcatcaaAAGCTGAAAACGTTGGCCACTACAGGAAATTCTCAAACTGGCCAGGGCGATAAGCGAGTGCTGTACACCAGTCTGCTGAATGTGAAACCGCTGCAGAAGAACAACAGTGGTCAGATGCAGATGCAACTGGGACCGGGAGGATTGCAACAGGTGCTCCGTGGACGACTCAACAATTCAGCGATCATTACTAGAACGCTGCCGCTGGGCACAACTGTTAACAGTACCGGCGGTGCTGTAGGTCCTACCACCACGACTATTAGGCAGTTGGTTACCACGAATGCGAACAACGTGAGCAGCCAAGATGGCAACCTACTTAGTGCAAAGGAAGTGGGGAAAGCCCTGACAGTGGAGCAGGTGATAGCCAGCGCTAACAACGGAGGAGTTGTGCTGCCcacgagcaacaacaataataacaacaatggcaGTGGAGCTGGCGGAAATGGAGGACCTTTGAACAGCGGTGTCAATGCCACAGGAGCTGGCGGAGGAGGATCTACAGGCGCGGGTGTTGGGGGAGCTGGTGTGACGTCAACCATCAACAGATGAGACGCGgatggcagcggcagcaacagctaACATCGAGCACAACCCTTGCAAGTGCCCAACGGCCCTCTGCTCAGTTTGGCATCAACGCAAACGGAGGCGGAAACCCAGGCGGTGGCCATATCCATGCCTTTGGCGGACGCCCACGTGGCCTTGGGCCAGCTCCTGCAGCAGCATCACTGCAGCTGCACCGTTTGTTTGGTGAACAAGAGCGAGCTGGTCTAA